In Coregonus clupeaformis isolate EN_2021a chromosome 15, ASM2061545v1, whole genome shotgun sequence, one genomic interval encodes:
- the LOC121582391 gene encoding protein phosphatase PTC7 homolog, which translates to MLSVLSYGRLVARAVLGGLSQTDGRDYSLVTASCGFGKDFRKGILKKGMCYGDDACFIARHRSADVLGVADGVGGWRDYGVDPSQFSATLMRTCERLVKEGRFTPSSPVGILTSGYYELLQNKVPLLGSSTACIVVLDRQSHQLHTCNLGDSGFLVVRGGEVVHRSDEQQHYFNTPFQLSIAPPGAEGVVLSDSPEAADSSSFDVQLGDIILTASDGLFDNMPDYMILQELKKLKSANYDSIQQTAQSIAKQAHELAYDPNYMSPFAQFACDNGLNVRGGKPDDITVLLSIVAEYTD; encoded by the exons ATGTTATCCGTactctcctatggcagactggtTGCGAGGGCTGTCCTTGGCGGACTCTCTCAAACTGATGGTCGGGACTACAGCCTGGTCACAGCTAGCTGCGGGTTTGGGAAAGACTTTCGTAAGGGGATCTTGAAGAAAGGGATGTGTTACGGGGATGACGCTTGTTTCATTGCCCGGCATAGGTCCGCGGATGTCTTGG GTGTGGCGGATGGTGTAGGTGGATGGAGGGACTACGGGGTGGACCCGTCCCAGTTCTCTGCCACCCTGATGAGGACGTGTGAGCGACTGGTGAAGGAGGGCCGCTTCACACCCAGCAGCCCTGTGGGCATCCTCACCTCTGGCTACTATGAGCTCCTACAGAACAAAGTACCCCTGCTTG GGAGCAGCACAGCATGTATCGTGGTCCTGGACCGACAGAGCCATCAACTGCACACGTGTAATCTAGGGGACTCTGGTTTCCTGGTGGTGCGAGGGGGAGAGGTGGTGCACCGCTCAGACGAACAGCAGCACTACTTCAACACCCCTTTCCAGCTGTCCATTGCTCCCCCAGGGGCAGagggagtggtactcagtgacag CCCTGAGGCCGCTGATAGCTCCTCCTTCGATGTCCAGCTGGGTGACATCATCCTGACTGCCTCGGATGGCCTCTTCGACAACATGCCCGACTACATGATCCTGCAAGAGCTCAAAAAGCTCAAG AGCGCCAACTATGACAGCATCCAGCAGACGGCACAGAGCATTGCAAAGCAAGCCCACGAACTGGCCTATGACCCCAACTACATGTCCCCTTTCGCTCAGTTTGCCTGTGACAATGGCCTGAATGTAAGAG GGGGGAAACCTGATGACATCACGGTGCTGCTGTCCATAGTGGCAGAATACACAGACTAA